The DNA region CGGCTCGGCGTTGAAGAGCGTGATCTCATAGGGCGCGGCCTCGGCCACGAGGTGTTCGAGGAGGCGGCCCGCCGCCATCCCCGCGCCTATGATCACGAGGCGTGTCATCACTCAGCCGCGACGGCGGGCTTTTCCGGCTGGGGCACCGCCTTTGGCTTCGGCTTTGCGCCATGCTCGTATTCCTCGAGGAAATCGAGGACTTCCTGGCGGTAGGTGTAGTAATCCGGATGCTCGAGCAGCGCCTTGCGGCTGCGCGGGCGGGGCAGCTTCACATCCGTGATCTTGCCGATGGTCGCCTGCGGCCCGTTCGTCATCATGACCACGCGGTCGGCCAGAAGGATCGCCTCGTCGACGTCGTGGGTCACGCAGATCGCGGTGACCTTCGTGCGCGACCAGACCTCCATGAGCACCTCCTGCAGCTCCCAGCGGGTGAGCGAGTCGAGCATGCCGAAGGGCTCGTCGAGGAGCAGGAGCTTGGGAGAGAGCGCGAAGGCCCGCGCGATGCCCACGCGCTGCTGCATCCCGTTTGAGAGCGACGATGCGGGCTTGTCCATGGCGTCCGCAAGGCCCACCCGCTCCAGGTAGTACTCGACGACATCCTGCCGTTCCGTCCGGGACGCGGTGGGATAGACCCGGTCCGCGCCGATGGCGACATTCTCCTTGGCGGTGAGCCACGGGAAGAGCGAGGGCGCCTGGAAGACGACCGCGCGCTCGGGATCGGCGCCCTCCACGTGGCGCCCGTCAAGCTTGATCGCGCCCTTGGAGATCTCGTTGAGACCGGCGGCCATGGTGAGCACCGTGGATTTGCCGCAGCCCGAATGGCCGATGAGCGAGATGAATTCGCCCTTGTTGATCTTGAGGTCGAAATCCTCGACCACCGTGAGCGGCCCCTTTGGCGTAGGGTAGACCTTGTGCAATTGCGAGAAGTCGAGGAAGCGCTGCTCGATCAGGCCTTCCTGCGCCCTCACTTGCGCGGCGGGCACGCCGTGGATCGGGGTGACGGTCGGGAGCTGCTTTGCGCCCTCCACTTTCGCGGCGATGCCCACATCCATGA from Pseudomonadota bacterium includes:
- a CDS encoding nitrate ABC transporter ATP-binding protein (This model describes the ATP binding subunits of ATP-binding cassette (ABC) transporters for nitrate transport, or for bicarbonate transport, in bacteria and archaea.), with protein sequence MPLIELTDVSKSYGEGTARTDVLKGIDLSVEKGEFLVLLGFSGTGKTTLINLLAGLEMPTKGEVRFKGQPITGPGPERGVIFQSYSLMPWLTVNGNVQLAVDAMFPKMSGAEKAEKVSKYVRMVGLGHATGRRPAELSGGMRQRVNVARALAMNPEVLLLDEPLSALDALTRANLADEIEAIWETDKKTCVLITNDVDEAIVLADRIIALNPDGTLGQEFKVDIPRPRERTAMNSHAGFKQLRADVTSYLMDVGIAAKVEGAKQLPTVTPIHGVPAAQVRAQEGLIEQRFLDFSQLHKVYPTPKGPLTVVEDFDLKINKGEFISLIGHSGCGKSTVLTMAAGLNEISKGAIKLDGRHVEGADPERAVVFQAPSLFPWLTAKENVAIGADRVYPTASRTERQDVVEYYLERVGLADAMDKPASSLSNGMQQRVGIARAFALSPKLLLLDEPFGMLDSLTRWELQEVLMEVWSRTKVTAICVTHDVDEAILLADRVVMMTNGPQATIGKITDVKLPRPRSRKALLEHPDYYTYRQEVLDFLEEYEHGAKPKPKAVPQPEKPAVAAE